A stretch of the Lolium perenne isolate Kyuss_39 chromosome 3, Kyuss_2.0, whole genome shotgun sequence genome encodes the following:
- the LOC127340685 gene encoding F-box protein At5g49610-like: MLLRSRRRVATEEDARRRRATVPRGRSRAGPDRLAALPEDILQDILVRLPADSVLRCRAVCHSWRRLASDPAFLLDHHRRQPELALIRSYRPSDASDALPRLEALHIRAAEFRPFFGFPKQFGSHFPARASCDGLFVVGQCICNPTTRQWAPLATGPSPHAGTVVALYRHHPSGEYRVLYWTRWNPDGNWSCLHAYCVLTVGTDQPRSVGYPRVGSWRRGIHIFGTPVLVNDILHLHWREHTSVRHHRILAFHTVVETFGHMSLPAAVEPRHAMHLLQMGGKLVASTGKDDMTGMTILLLHHDVWTYHYQIKLPVMDNMHFQQELGNCWAEIVSEEQDLLVSCYGHLLHCDKKGNLVANFKFDDDMPVVLPHRLKESLIQHKFFQKKNIPEEEEEEEKLITVVHLD; this comes from the coding sequence ATGCTGCTCCGATCCCGGCGGCGCGTCGCCACCGAGGAAGATGCCCGTCGCCGTCGGGCGACCGTTCCTAGAGGGAGAAGCAGGGCGGGGCCGGACCGGCTCGCCGCGCTCCCGGAGGACATACTGCAGGATATCCTGGTGCGCCTCCCGGCCGACTCCGTGCTCCGCTGCCGCGCCGTCTGCCACTCCTGGCGCCGCCTCGCCTCCGACCCCGCGTTCCTCCtcgaccaccaccgccgccagccGGAGCTCGCCCTAATCAGGTCCTACCGGCCCTCCGATGCCTCTGACGCCCTCCCCCGCCTCGAAGCCCTCCACATCCGGGCCGCCGAGTTCCGGCCATTCTTCGGGTTCCCCAAACAGTTCGGCTCCCACTTCCCCGCCCGCGCCTCCTGCGACGGTCTCTTCGTCGTTGGGCAGTGCATCTGCAACCCGACCACGCGGCAGTGGGCGCCGCTCGCCACGGGCCCAAGCCCCCATGCCGGCACTGTGGTCGCCCTCTACCGGCACCACCCTTCAGGGGAGTATCGCGTGCTCTACTGGACACGATGGAACCCCGATGGAAATTGGTCATGTCTGCATGCGTACTGCGTCCTCACCGTGGGAACCGACCAACCCAGGAGTGTGGGTTATCCTCGGGTAGGCAGCTGGAGGAGGGGAATACACATCTTTGGCACGCCAGTCCTTGTCAATGACATCCTGCACCTGCACTGGAGGGAACACACCAGTGTCCGCCACCACAGGATACTGGCGTTTCACACGGTGGTGGAGACCTTCGGGCACATGAGCCTGCCCGCGGCTGTGGAGCCCCGCCATGCGATGCACCTGCTTCAAATGGGTGGCAAGCTTGTCGCGTCCACCGGTAAGGATGACATGACAGGGATGACCATCCTTTTGCTGCACCATGATGTCTGGACCTATCACTACCAGATCAAACTGCCGGTGATGGATAACATGCATTTCCAACAAGAACTGGGGAACTGCTGGGCAGAGATTGTTTCCGAGGAGCAAGACCTGCTTGTTAGCTGCTATGGCCACCTCTTGCATTGTGACAAGAAGGGAAATTTGGTAGCCAACTTCAAGTTTGATGATGACATGCCAGTGGTTCTGCCTCATAGGCTCAAAGAGAGTCTTATTCAGCACAAGTTTTTCCAAAAGAAAAACAttccagaagaagaagaagaagaagaaaaactgATTACAGTTGTCCATCTTGATTGA